The following are encoded in a window of Phaseolus vulgaris cultivar G19833 chromosome 3, P. vulgaris v2.0, whole genome shotgun sequence genomic DNA:
- the LOC137806770 gene encoding ubiquitin-like-specific protease ESD4 — MAVVTNNGKRRQHWLSGNHHLPSPNSKRPRLSTTSENHAHSVLSSSSIVSRISKYPEAKPLMRREVHAPCSSRKFAFPTSNRMKSSLNASSSYCDRKEDIGNDVGNMLSENYERAKNSALASIRFGEKGKEVNEADDDSPKGMVSEDSGVEEIRFREDGRDVRSVVTEHKWQEGDLVVMEVKDSEAKDVRAGHNQHSTSSVVSELTNGDLNIVNAVRMLDTLSLTPERDLSDVHAYRKLLEAVDKRSDTIKRLSAEIKLNEKRRSTFKLLRPKKELVEEVPLEPFIPLTKEEEVEVARAFSANRRKILVAHEKSCIEVSGEKFQCLRPGAWLNDEVINLYLELLKERERRAPQKFLNCHFFNTFFYKKLISGKSGYDFKSVRRWTSQKKLGYGLHECDKIFVPIHKEIHWCLAVINKKDKKFQYFDSLKGIDTRVMEVLASYIVDEVKDKTGKDIDVSSWEKEFVEDLPEQQNGYDCGVFMIKYADFCSRNLGLCFNQEHMSYFRRRTAKEILRLRAN; from the exons ATGGCCGTCGTAACTAACAACGGCAAGCGCCGCCAGCATTGGCTCTCCGGGAATCATCACCTTCCATCTCCCAATTCCAAAAGGCCCAGACTGTCAACAACATCCGAAAACCACGCGCACTCCGTGTTATCCTCGAGTAGTATCGTTTCCAGAATTTCCAAATATCCCGAAGCCAAGCCACTGATGCGTAGGGAGGTTCACGCGCCGTGTAGTTCCCGTAAGTTTGCTTTTCCTACCTCTAATAGAATGAAATCGAGCTTGAATGCTAGTAGTAGCTATTGTGATCGCAAGGAAGATATTGGTAACGATGTGGGCAACATGCTAAGTGAAAATTACGAAAGGGCGAAAAATTCAGCCTTAGCTAGCATTCGGTTTGGGGAAAAGGGTAAGGAGGTGAATGAAGCGGATGATGATAGTCCCAAGGGCATGGTTTCCGAAGATTCGGGTGTGGAGGAGATTCGTTTTAGGGAAGACGGACGGGATGTGCGCTCTGTGGTGACGGAGCACAAGTGGCAAGAGGGTGATTTGGTTGTTATGGAAGTGAAGGATTCGGAAGCTAAGGATGTGCGTGCTGGTCATAATCAGCACTCAACTTCATCTGTGGTTTCTGAGTTGACTAACGGCGATTTGAATATTGTTAATGCTGTGAGGATGTTGGACACTCTGTCTTTAACTCCCGAGCGCGATCTTTCAGATGTTCATGCCTACAGGAAGTTGCTTGAGGCTGTTGACAAGCGCTCGGATACGATTAAGAGGCTGTCGGCTGAAATTAAGCTTAATGAGAAGCGTAGGTCCACCTTTAAATTGTTGCGCCCAAAGAAGGAACTAGTAGAG GAAGTGCCATTGGAACCTTTTATTCCTCTTACTAAAGAGGAAGAAGTTGAGGTTGCACGTGCCTTTTCTGCAAACAG GAGGAAGATCTTGGTTGCCCATGAGAAATCTTGCATTGAGGTCTCAGGAGAAAAATTTCAGTGCCTTCGACCTGGTGCATGGTTAAATGATGAG GTAATAAATTTGTACCTTGAATTGCTGAAAGAGAGGGAGAGACGAGCGCCGCAGAAGTTTCTGAACTGTCATTTTTTCAATACCTTTTTCTACAAGAAG TTAATAAGTGGCAAGAGCGGTTATGATTTCAAATCTGTGAGGAGATGGACCAGCCAAAAGAAACTGGGATATGGCCTACATGAATGTGATAAA atttTTGTACCTATCCATAAAGAGATCCATTGGTGCTTGGCTGTTATCAATAAGAAAGATAAGAAATTTCAGTACTTCGATTCACTGAAAGGAATAGATACCCGTGTGATGGAAGTTCTG GCTAGCTATATTGTAGATGAAGTAAAGGACAAGACTGGAAAAGATATTGATGTAAGTTCTTGGGAAAAAGAATTTGTTGAAGACCTTCCTGAGCAGCAGAATGG GTATGACTGTGGGGTTTTTATGATCAAATACGCTGACTTCTGTAGCAGAAACTTGGGACTGTGTTTCAACCAG GAACACATGTCGTACTTTCGGCGGAGAACAGCTAAAGAAATCTTGAGATTAAGAGCTAACTAA